The genomic stretch TTTACTAAATTGAAGTCTCAGAAACcgattttggacttttaactgatttagACTAATTTGTTTACTGCAAATGATCCTGTGGCTTAATTccatgtattttattacaataaaatattgaacattccattttgtcactaccaaaataatcaaaacagcagtagtgactgttttgttagcagttttagctcattttgagcagaactctaaaacactagccagtaccTGACTAAAAACCCAGCTTTTTGAGCAGTTCTACATGCAActcatcacatttttaaattaaaactcAAAGTTTACTCAACATATGTTTCAGGTTGTGACAATTCTTATTTTACACAATGATTTTCAGACATTGACATATTTACTTCagaacaatgggatctaactgcttaCTTCATGAACTAAGCCTATGAACTAAGACTCTTTGTTTTGGCAGTGACATgaaaaatgtgggacagcacTTTTgaatgaattttgaaaaaattaaactcatgagaAAATCTTACCATCTTAAAAATGGTATTTATAAGTCTTATAatcatgtgtatatatgtggtTTAGCGCAACCACCTTACAACAGAAAGTACcctaaaaatgatggttttgtatatatttaccTTATTACGGTCTCTAGAAATGCCTTGTGGTCAAAGAAATCTTAACATACTCCTTAATATGTAAGCTCCATTTTTGGCTAccaactaattcagtagaataatacatttttgttgcaACATCGgctaataaaacatgcattaatgtgttttatgtgttcaTTTAGCCCATGTAGTGTGATCTTCACCAAAATTGGCTTAAAAAATTTCACCATCATCCAGTTTTTCTGTAAAGAAATTTAGAAGCCGAATCGGACCTAAAAAGTTGCGATCGGTGTGCCCCTAAGCAAAATATCAATGACCCATATCATCACATTTTCAGTATTATTGATGTATTGTGGTAAACACACAAGAAATGTTCATAAGATGCTAAATCTTATTGAAATTACTTCACCAAATGACACAGATGGAGACTTCAGTGGACTGTGTTGACTGTAGCAGTAGGTAGTAGCAGCTGACTTGTTAAATTGCACTAATTTTACACGATTttcatcatttaaaagtttgATTTATGATAATCATTGAGTTTTGTACTACACTGTATCATTAAAACCATTAACTGTGCCACAGTAGTTTGTGTCTGATTGTATTAATCATGGTGTTTGATCGGACAGTGTTGTCAGACGAAGGGTCCAGCAGTCCCCTGACTGTAATACCCAGCCCAGACGTACAGGCTCTAAAGCAACAGCAGGCTGCAACGAAATCAGTGCCCCGCAGTGGAGAGGGCAAGCTACTGCGCAGAGCCAAAGAACAGCGAGATAAGCGTAAGAACAGACAGGTAAGCTTACTGACCACACCTGTGGTCACTGGAGGACAAAAGCTAAAGAGAACAGATGGGTAAGTTTACTAACCCCATCTGTGGTCAACAGAAAACATAATTATCTGTAGAAGTCTATAAATGGAAATGTATCTGTATGTCTGCTTAGGGCAgtcaaatgcaaatgtttgggcaccctgtTCAAATTCTATTTATTACATATGGTGAAAGTGTAGAACATGTCTGAGCAGAGGTGTAAACATGTTATATGTTTTGGAATCTAGGACCTCACAGAGAATGGGAAGGCAGTTTGTAGCAGCCAGCCTCGCTCCAAAACTGCCCCGGCTGGAGAGGCCCCCACCAGCGGCCATTCATTGGGCAGCACCTTTACAGTGTGTCGAAATTCAGCTCATccagcagccaatcagcatcAAGCAAATGACATTGGTGTTGCCAGGTAGTGTCTGTGCTCAGAATTcgaatgtgtttttaaaaaaaaaaaagaagaagaagaaaacccacttcaaaaagtacatttaacttcaagcagatttttttttcttccatgaAAATAGGAATAAAGTGTTAAAGATCTGTGGCAGAGATTAGAGTGTAGTGCAAATCTAAATATCGAAATGTTCAGCTAAGCAGTGTTAAAGTACAGATTGATGTGGGTCGTGCTGTTTTTCCTCCTGCTTCTCCAGGGTGAGCTCCGCTTCATGTAAAGGCCCTATCAGCATGGATTATGAGAGAGAGTTCCCTTCAGTGGAAGTAGGACCCAGACAGGTGTTGAGACGTTCTGGACCTGGACACTCCGGCCTGGCATCTGTTAGGATGGACAGTGATGTTAGTAATCATGGATTTAattttgtttcattaaaatgaaaagtttaGGACTGGGCTCCaggacaaaataaaagaaaattcagttttaaagttttaagttttatgaagtatctccaaaatgatgtcTTGACAGAAGAAGCTAAAAATAGTCTTTACTTGTAAAGTGAAGAGATTTccttctaagcaattttggagcatttctattggcccatttatcatgaaattgtcACACAATCTTaagggcagctgctgtgctcaaatgatgtggataaataataaaaaatggagatacaggtCGTTTTGTTTCTTTGGTTAGCTATGCTATGAAGACTCATTTTCTTCAAGCTAGAGAGGAAAGTGCTTGCCGTGATGTCTTTCTTTACCTAATTTCTAACTCTTTCTGTGAAATCTTTTGCACTGCCAAAACAAATCACATgcgcaaataaagaaaaaagtacatatatggatcattctactggACAAGTCCAAAATcagagttcaaaacacattttggacttcagactaaaatccttttagTGGCTCTAtactttaattatgttttttaaattataattattaattaaaattaataatataatattaattaatagaaatattaattctattttattataataaatgattgaatattccattttgtcaccaccaaaactttaccaaatgtttaagtagtgacagttttagctcattttgagcgtAACTCCTGtccatgactagcaaacacagctttgaaaataatatcataatatatattttttttaaacacagaaatgtttaCCTATTTGCAATAAGTATGAAAATTACTAAGGTTAcatactgattttcagactttggaacCCATTAAGCATCCAATCTaattgctcaccatgtggctCTGAGGGACAGGCATGCGGTCTCACCTCCTGTTCTGAAAAGCAGGCTCTACCTATGGACTAACactttgtgtttcaggagtggcatgaatacattttttttttaattaaattgtttttttatgttaaactaATGATAAATCTAAGTCTTTCAACttcaattgaaaaaaaattgatatcatcttaaaaaatgatattttaaaaaaaatatagaaaaatggTTTGGAACAGCCACCTCCCAGTAGAAAGTATCTTATAtgtgatgattttgtatatattcagCTTCTAACTCAATggcttgggtttaaatagatcataatatcactttttttcattttttgtctgGTGTCGGAATactaatatttgttttttaattagtttttattaCTTTGGAGCTGCGCTTTGAATTTATTTGGTTGAAacgtacatacatatatttattgctttcatattaaaacaataaggatgggcaatatgatgatattttatcattattatgaaaaTTTATggcaaaatatgtttttgtataAGAGCACTGATTAAATGCTTGCTTTGTTACAAAAAGGCTTAAATAGTACTATTCAACTGCATTTAATGCAGTAAGTAAACGCTTAATAAAATGAATTGTATATGTTTTCAATAGTATTTTATAAAatggtgtgggttttttttttgtccattccaactaaagaaaaactaaatattgtatATCGTATATCACAGCTGTAGAATTGTGGTGTTATATAGAGTATTTGATATATTGCccaaccacacaaacaaactgccttttatcattttaaaataaattaacaatgCCAGCTGCTCTTTCCATTGTGGGAACATTTAATGATTAGTGGACCAATGAACATAGTCCAATATGTCCCCTATAGAGCTGCTATTTCAGAGAAATAAAGTTTTGTTTAGTTATTGACAGTAGATTACAATACATACACATCATTAGGTGCATTGGGATCATTTGCAGCGAGTAAAACAATGGCTTCCTTACTTAGAACACATTCTTTTGCACTTTACTTAGGAGCAAGATCCTGACAGCGATGAAGAATGGCAACGATTGGCTGAAGTGACAGATTGGGCCAATCATGTGTCTGTCCCTGTGGACCTTCCCTTCCATCAAAAGCTGAAGAGCAAGCTCCTCAGATCCAAGGACCAGGCAAACTCAAACTACTCTGTATATTTCAATTAAATCAGAGTCTACAACAAGATAATGTTAGTTAAGATTAATTATCGTCACAGTCTTTGCTGTGAACTCTGTGCTGCAACTGTAGTTGTCTCTAGCCAAAGTCATGTGCCATAACTGGTAAGAATGCAGTGTTAAATGTGTGAACACTTGCTCCACAGATCCTGAGAGAGACACTGGAAGAGCCGTCCAGCATTGTTCCCATTTTAAAGCTCCTCAGTAACATCACCCTGACCTCTGATCCTGCTGATGCTAGGAGAGTTTGTGAAGGCCTGGAGCTGCCACGATTTTTATTTGGTTTGATTGTGGAGATGCATAGCAGTCCTGAGGTAATGAAGGTAATGAAAATCAAAATGACACCATGTATATGAATCTATACACATAAAATATCTAAAAGAATATATACCTGTAATCAATAGAGAAATtctatttcatatatatatatatatatatatatatataaaatataggtGTGTGTACATAAAATGAAATCTACCTTTTTAAATATGAGGTATTCTTGATATTCTTGATATTAATTTCGTCATAACTTTATTCTcagtataaaaccattttctcaATCATTATGATctatcttttaaaaatgtcttcattttacagcttcctaAAAATTAGCTAATATCTTAATAATAGTTGTATGATGAGGAaataagattttattccaggtaATTGTgcagcatttctactggtccattaatcatgaaatgttGACTTATTGTAAAGGGTAAAGGTGGTGTTATGTGGTAGCGTGTGCAGGTATATATACTTAGGAAATTGTCAGTACTTCAGCTATCAGCTGCCCTTTATGTTCTATCAAAATTTTATGGTTAATGGACAAGTAGTAATGGTGCAGAAATGCAAGTTGACTTCCAATAAAACATTAAAGGTCaacaacatttttctttttcctgtaaagttcgGAGTTACAAGTTTTTGTTCAGAAAGTAAcgatatatacactgtattgccaaaagtattcactaacccatccaaatcattgaattcaggtgttccaatcacttccatggccacaggtgtataaaaccaagcacctaggcatgcagactgcttctacaaacattcgtgaaagaatgggtctctctcaggagctcagtgaattccagcgtggtatcgtgataggatgccacctgtgcaacaagtcatgaaatttctttgctactaaatattccacagtcaactgtctgtggtattataacaaagtggaagcgactgggaacgacagcaactcagtcacgaagcggtaggccacataaaatgacagcgtggggtcagcagatgctgacgCACATAGTGCACACAGGTCGctaactttctgtagagtcagtCGCTACAGGCCTCCAAACATGAAGTGGTCTTctgattagctcaagaacagcatagagagcttcatggaatgggtttccatggcccagtggctgcatccaagcctttcatcaccaagcgcaatgcaaagtgtcaactgcagtggtataaagcgccgcctctggactctagagcagtggagacgtgttctctggagtgacaaatcaagattctccgtctggcaatccgatggacgagtctgggtttggtcgTTGCCAgtagaacggtacttgtctgactgcattgtgccaagtgtaaagtttggtggaggggggattatggtgtgtggttgtttttcaggagttgggctcagacccttagttccagtgaaaggaactcttaatgcttcagcacctagagattttggacaatttcatgctcccaactttgtgggaacagtttagggacggccccttcctgtcccaacatgactgcacaccagtgctcaaagcaaggtccataaagacatggatgagctagtttggtgtggaagaacttgactggcctacacagagtcctgaccttaacctgattgaacacctttgggatgaattagagcggagactgcgagccaggcctttctgtccatcatcagtgtctgacctcacaaatgcacttctggacgactggtcaaaaattcccataaacacactcctaacccttgtggaaagccttcccagaagagttgaagctgttatagctgcaaagggtgggtcaacatcacattaaaccttatggattaagaatgggatgacATTCAAGTTCACCTGCATGTGAAGACAGATGAGCAAATGCttttggaaatgtgtgtgtgtgtgtgtgtgtgtaaatatataatttaactTGAGTTATAATTTGCTTTCAACAGCTCTAGTTGATTTTGGTatatttactgttttgttttcagggGCTATTTTATTGACATTAATTAGGCTGAGTTGATAGACGGTGGTTTACTTCAGGGAGAAGggacaaaaaaaatacattcttccaaaaaaaaacctcttgCATATAGTTTCAAAACACTGCAACAAAGTCTGGTAACAAATTGGATGTCAAATTGCAATTTGTAACCACATGGGgcaaaacattttcacaaatatGATGCAACGATGAAAAATATTCTTCTGATTGTTATCTTGAGTATTAATCCAGAGTAGTGACTAGTCCTTCTTCCTAATTTGGTATGACTGTAGAAGCCGTGGAGTGAGAGGATCGTGGGAGAGCTGATGGCTGTTCTTCTGACGAGCTGGGAGAAGAACCCTGAGTGGATAATAAAGGAGAAGAGGTCTGAATGATTTGATGACTTTATCTGCCTTCACCAACTATTCTATTCCTTGAGCTTCAGTAACCTAAAGCGTTTTGTTacgtttttattttactttaattggATGACATGACATCAGACTGTCTtgctatttccttttttctttgttaaaagaAACACTGATACTAATTTTTCGTTTGGACAGATCGTTAAGATTAGttagattattttttaaatatgctgTCTTTATAAATAATTCCTTCTTCCACCAGAGCTGAGGATCTGTGCCAGCTGTTCGTGGCAGCATTCCTCTGTCCTGACCCAAACTGTTTGGCAGTAAGTCCCTCTCCTGAAAGCACTTTTTTCCACTGTATATACTAGACCTGCACACATGTATATGGACAGTACTTTGCAACAGTTTTTAGACATCTGAGAAAATAATGGGTAAAACcgtttatctgggcagtaagcaGTTATGTTATACtaacagaataaatacaaataaagtatTTAACTAAGTAATACTAGGTACTACCTATTAACAAGTGCCTAGTTCCACTAATTACtgctttattaaattaaatcagatgAGCTGCTGTTGCAAGTTAACAAATTCATACTATATCTGGGTTGCACTGAGAGTCCGAAAGTTCTGTTTTTAAGAACCcgtgttcttctgtttttttcaaccAACAACTTAAAAAATGTAAGTTTAAATGTactaataaatgtataaaaagtttaatgtattaatatataGTTGGATTAATATTTGTGGTAATGGATAACAGATGTAGATAAATACTTTAgagtaatttaatttttttacatacacacgcacagacacatgtttgtgtgtgtgtatctttgaGAGAGGGCAAACTCAAGCACCACTCTTGgctcagattttttaaaatttcagagGTGTTTCTGGCCGTCCTTTCACTGAGAGAAGGCAACTCGACGctatgaatctgaaaggatgtgtagctgtcaagaagctgttactgagtgAAAGAAACGGATAAAAAAAAAGGGACAACAAGACAAAAATTGCACTAGATACCAACACTGGAcctctgagatgtggagtaagaTTCCCTCATTAATAGGGATCTGATGAGTCTACATTTGTAAATAAACtgtttcctgaaaagaatagaagctgtaataaaggtacaAGGTGGACTAAATGTAGAAGAATTTgattatatttagctgttgatgtgttttctgaaaagaaaaaagaaaaattctgGAAATTTAAGAGATAaacggtggtctctgacttttgcacagcactgtgtgtgtgtatatatatcagtagTGACCTTTGAAATGGTAATATTGtcaaggctttttttttcactaaatGTTTTATCACTGTTTGATTCCTGAAAACAATCAATTTTATGTCATCgaacaaacaacaaaataatgcaggccaatCTTGCCATGTTCACCACTTTCACCAGTATGCTTTTACTATTGTGAGGTATATCACAATCAGATATGCAGCCATATAATCTCACCATtgcattttgtccatattgtgcagttatagtgtatatattgttgattttttgtaaatattattGCCAATTAATAAGATTACTGTTAATCAGTGCATtgttatgtttttctttccagCCATTAGCAGCTGCCATTCTTAGCCTTTTTGCCCACCGTGGAGTCTGTGTAAAAGTCCGGCTGGACAGTCTGACGGCTCTACTGGGGTGTGTACTGTCAGGCCCAGAGGAGGTACAGTCATTTAAATCACATGTTAAGAATTAATGTCATCTATGCAGTGATGTTTGCATATGTTTTCGTAAGTCCTGAGTGTGgctaatgttgttttgtttttttttacctgttaaGTCTTATCACCCCTTACCTGCTGGCTGGGGCATGTGCGATGGTGTCCTTGCATTAATTCTCTATTGTCTCACTGAGGTAATGCCACACATAATATTTTCTCCCAGTATGTGTTTTTGACATTGTGTCATATAATCGttacaattattattttctttaactgCAGAGTGAAAGCTGTGCCCTCCGTGATTTTCTGAACTCCGAACTTTGGTGCCATCTATGGACTAAAGTTGGCACCACACTACAAAACATGACATCCAAAACTTTATTTCTCTCCactaatggtaaaaaaaaacaaaagtattcATCCACAATTTTTCTATTAAGttggaaaaatgaatgcatttgtaCAACTGTATTAAATGAACAGGATAACCATTgaagtttgttgtttttggttCTTCTAGGTCTCTACGTCTTCTTGTCTCTTGCTCTGTTTGCCTTCTCCAATGAGCCTTATGACTGTGTGGCCCTTTTTTTTGACAAGGACAAAAACCTCATGCGCTCTCTGAGCCTTCTGTTGACTACTGACAGGTCAGCTGATCTCCTAACAGTGTTTACGTGTTACAGTCTGATGAGCGCTATTTCCTTCTGAGCTAGAGATTACTCTGGTTCGGGTTAATTCTTAAGTGTGACTCACCTCTGTGTCCTCATTTTCAGTAGCGCGACAGAGCTGAAAAGGGGTCTCTTGTGGGGCAGCTCTGATATGAGCAGCCTATCCGTGATGAGCTGCCACCTACTCTGCTTTCCGTTTGCTTTGGAACTGCCCCAAGAGAAAATGATGGAAATTCTCCACTCATATCAAAGCCAGAATGTAGTGACAGGTTTAGTTCAGGCAAGTAAATACTCACTCCCACTCTAAGGATTTATTAAAGAATTGCCTACAGTATGCAGTACAAGATACAGTAGTAGGGTTGTAAAGctttgacatcacaacaattcCATTTGAGTGTGACCATTTAGTACATTCAGTACGTCCATGAAATCTTAAATTTCTGCACAACTCAGTTCTTTCAGTATGATTTACAATTATTTTCAATAATACACCGTATACACAAATGTGACTGCAGGAAAACACTAAGTGAATCTGCATGAAAATGGCACAAAAAATGAGTACATCTTGTATTGAATATTATTACAATTGATTGcaaaagtactgtgcaaacgtcagagaccacctttcattttgTGTATTTCCTGGCATGAAGTATTCATCTATTAGCATataggaaaaaaatcaaacacataCTGTATTAATCAAAAATTTAAATGCAGCAATTTAAGTTTTGCAgcaatttgatttaaaaaaaatcattcttttttttcctagtAATGTATTGTGCTGCTAAAGGCAAATGGTGGTCACAACAAATACTAATGTGGAAATCCTGTTCCATGACCCACTCTGATTTTGCAGTTTCAGTAAAgcttttcaggaaaaaaaaaatcccttcaGTGATGCTGAAGTCCGGACTCTgcggtggtcagtccattgctctaAGAACACCTGCAgattctttgtttgatctgaaCAATTTCTTCTTGTCACATCTTTTCAGAATCTTCTCATTCTCATAAAGGAATGGATGAAAAGTGaatattttcagatctgaagcagagcttgatttttctcctctctctcaaaggtgaacgctttaagtactgtttatctgaaggagaCCGTTTTGgaggtctaccaggtcttttgGAGGTCTACCAGTCGCTTGGAGTCCTATTTcctcttttaatcattttgtgaactccagttttggaaacttcagatttttccacttttccttttactttccCCTTCCTTTTGCAAGctgattatcttatatctaatattcttaaaaatatctcctaaaaactGAGTAACTCATTGTTagtggccattttgactggaaattaaataaatgaagagtggtctctgacttctgcacaataCTGTAGATACTCCACctttttttctctatattttcttGATGTTCATACATGTGTTTGCTTCTTCCAGGTGATACAGACCCAGCCTCCAGCTCTTTTGGAACTTCCTCTTTCTTTGTTATGTCGTCTTTGCCTCTCCTCCCCTCAGGGCGCTGTTCCTAGCTTCACCAAGGCAGCCCGGGCCTCTGGCTTTCTCCCGCAGAGTGCAGAGACAGAGCAAATCCTAAATCATCTTAACCAGTCTGGAAGCACAGCAGAGCAACCAAGAAACAATGGCATCCAACACAAGAATGTCTTCAACCTGAGCAGAGGCGATGGGGATTGTCATCCTAAGAGAGGCATAGACATGATTAGAGGGAGCACAGATAAATCTAGGGGCATGAGGGATCCTCCCAAAGTGCAGTCCCAGCTGTCTAAAAGCAAGTGTGCTTTTGGAAAGttgagagaaagagcagagcaACCAAAGACCAAGCAAGATCATAAAATTCTCAGCATGGAACATCTTCAAAATAGCATGGACCAGCACAGCCACAGCGTGGATGAGTTTGTAGACAGCTTAGAGCTTCATGAAGGCTTTTCACACCTCAAACATTTCCCAACCCAGCACAAGAGCAGCTTAAGCTGGCTCATAGACAGCCTAGAGCAGCCTAGGAGGAGTCTGGACCATGGTAGAGGAGATGGGGATTGTCTTAGGGTGTCAGAAGTCAAAGGTCAGTCTCCTGAGCCTGCAGTTAGGACAGCAAGTTCTCTGCTGTCCATGCTGTTGCAGAGTGAATCCCTGTGTGGATGTGCCATGCAGCTTCTCACCCTGCTGTCTCAGACGGCTTGTTATCCAGCTGCTCTACCCGTAGACCCGGCCCTGCTGAGAATAGCCCTCAGTCACTGTGATGATGGGGTCCGAGCTGCGTCCTGCAGCCTTCTTGCTCAATTAGAGCAACACTGGGACCATTCCACCAATGGGATGAAGGCAAGCCCAAATTGGACCATAGAACCAGCCCTGTTCCAGGACCTTCTATGCCGTCTGACTGACCCTGCGCCATCTGTACGCAGAATTGCTTGCAAGGCTGCAGAGAGGTGGCTAAGCCTGATGGGACAGACAGTATTCAAGAGTCTTCCCAAAAGAGACCAGCACTTGCAGGAAGGTCCCGGGACCAAAAAGAAGACAGTTTGTGTCCCAGCTGGAAAAGGCAGAGGTAAGAGGAGTGTAGAAGTAGAGGGGATTAGACAAGGGGGAACGGGAAATTCTGGCTCTTCTTTAAAGCCTGTGGGCCCTTATGTGGAGGGGGAGGAGTGGGTCAAGGTTGCCATGGGAGCGGCTTGTCCCACAGTGTCTCTCCTCTTGGACTCCGATGCTGTCATCCGCCGCCGTGCCTGTGTCATCCTGGGCAACATGGCTGTCGTGGGAGGAGGCGACAGGGCACTGATTAGTGCAGACGCTCCTCGTCAGGTCTTGCGTGTCGCCCGCGGCGACTCCCATCATGCAGTGCGGCGGCAGGCCTTGGCCACCCTGTGTGCGTTTGGTCATCTGGACACATTGCAGCAGGTGAGAGGAACGCACCTGTCAGGCTTTGCTTCACACCTATTACATTTTTTAGGGAAAGGGAAAAAGAAGTCGTATTATTCAGTTAATAAGACCCAGGCTTGTTATCCAGCCAATACAGAAGGTATATAATTATGTGAGGAATGAGAGAGGAATGGAAGTCTGGGACCGTGGAACagttaatgcattttttatgcGTTGCCTGTATGTGCTAAATGACTTAATAGGCTATTGCAATTAAATACAGAGGCCTATCATGCTGCTAGAGTTAATGGTCAGTGCAGCATGATATTCTTTTGTATTTCTGTGCTAAATGACTTGATAAGCTATAGCAATTAAATACAGAGGACTATCATGCTGCTAGAGTTTATGGTCAGTGCAGCCCCATAACAATTACAGTTACCCCTGGACCCTTTAACTAAACgaacagtgtgcaaacacactTTTGAGCAGCATTGCATCATTCTGACAATTGTGCTAAG from Pygocentrus nattereri isolate fPygNat1 chromosome 23, fPygNat1.pri, whole genome shotgun sequence encodes the following:
- the stk36 gene encoding serine/threonine-protein kinase 36 isoform X2 codes for the protein MEQYHVLEMIGEGSFGRVYKGRRKFSGQVVALKFIPKVGRSEKELRSLKREIEIMRGLRHPNIVLLLDSFETEREVVVVTEYAEGELFQILEDDGSLPEGQVREIACQLVSALYYLHSNRILHRDMKPQNILLGKGGVVKLCDFGFARAMSVSTLVLTSIKGTPLYMSPELVEEKPYDHTADLWSLGCILYELHTGAPPFYTNSIFHLVQLIVKDPVKWPENMSEGCMSFLKGLLTKDPQKRLAWPDLLKHPYVADGVIVLSDEGSSSPLTVIPSPDVQALKQQQAATKSVPRSGEGKLLRRAKEQRDKRKNRQDLTENGKAVCSSQPRSKTAPAGEAPTSGHSLGSTFTVCRNSAHPAANQHQANDIGVARVSSASCKGPISMDYEREFPSVEVGPRQVLRRSGPGHSGLASVRMDSDEQDPDSDEEWQRLAEVTDWANHVSVPVDLPFHQKLKSKLLRSKDQILRETLEEPSSIVPILKLLSNITLTSDPADARRVCEGLELPRFLFGLIVEMHSSPEVMKKPWSERIVGELMAVLLTSWEKNPEWIIKEKRAEDLCQLFVAAFLCPDPNCLAPLAAAILSLFAHRGVCVKVRLDSLTALLGCVLSGPEESYHPLPAGWGMCDGVLALILYCLTESESCALRDFLNSELWCHLWTKVGTTLQNMTSKTLFLSTNGLYVFLSLALFAFSNEPYDCVALFFDKDKNLMRSLSLLLTTDSATELKRGLLWGSSDMSSLSVMSCHLLCFPFALELPQEKMMEILHSYQSQNVVTGLVQVIQTQPPALLELPLSLLCRLCLSSPQGAVPSFTKAARASGFLPQSAETEQILNHLNQSGSTAEQPRNNGIQHKNVFNLSRGDGDCHPKRGIDMIRGSTDKSRGMRDPPKVQSQLSKSKCAFGKLRERAEQPKTKQDHKILSMEHLQNSMDQHSHSVDEFVDSLELHEGFSHLKHFPTQHKSSLSWLIDSLEQPRRSLDHGRGDGDCLRVSEVKGQSPEPAVRTASSLLSMLLQSESLCGCAMQLLTLLSQTACYPAALPVDPALLRIALSHCDDGVRAASCSLLAQLEQHWDHSTNGMKASPNWTIEPALFQDLLCRLTDPAPSVRRIACKAAERWLSLMGQTVFKSLPKRDQHLQEGPGTKKKTVCVPAGKGRGKRSVEVEGIRQGGTGNSGSSLKPVGPYVEGEEWVKVAMGAACPTVSLLLDSDAVIRRRACVILGNMAVVGGGDRALISADAPRQVLRVARGDSHHAVRRQALATLCAFGHLDTLQQALKSIDAGLKLHHVSQGSSLPSNYR
- the stk36 gene encoding serine/threonine-protein kinase 36 isoform X1; this translates as MEQYHVLEMIGEGSFGRVYKGRRKFSGQVVALKFIPKVGRSEKELRSLKREIEIMRGLRHPNIVLLLDSFETEREVVVVTEYAEGELFQILEDDGSLPEGQVREIACQLVSALYYLHSNRILHRDMKPQNILLGKGGVVKLCDFGFARAMSVSTLVLTSIKGTPLYMSPELVEEKPYDHTADLWSLGCILYELHTGAPPFYTNSIFHLVQLIVKDPVKWPENMSEGCMSFLKGLLTKDPQKRLAWPDLLKHPYVADGVIVLSDEGSSSPLTVIPSPDVQALKQQQAATKSVPRSGEGKLLRRAKEQRDKRKNRQDLTENGKAVCSSQPRSKTAPAGEAPTSGHSLGSTFTVCRNSAHPAANQHQANDIGVARVSSASCKGPISMDYEREFPSVEVGPRQVLRRSGPGHSGLASVRMDSDEQDPDSDEEWQRLAEVTDWANHVSVPVDLPFHQKLKSKLLRSKDQILRETLEEPSSIVPILKLLSNITLTSDPADARRVCEGLELPRFLFGLIVEMHSSPEVMKKPWSERIVGELMAVLLTSWEKNPEWIIKEKRAEDLCQLFVAAFLCPDPNCLAPLAAAILSLFAHRGVCVKVRLDSLTALLGCVLSGPEESYHPLPAGWGMCDGVLALILYCLTESESCALRDFLNSELWCHLWTKVGTTLQNMTSKTLFLSTNGLYVFLSLALFAFSNEPYDCVALFFDKDKNLMRSLSLLLTTDSSATELKRGLLWGSSDMSSLSVMSCHLLCFPFALELPQEKMMEILHSYQSQNVVTGLVQVIQTQPPALLELPLSLLCRLCLSSPQGAVPSFTKAARASGFLPQSAETEQILNHLNQSGSTAEQPRNNGIQHKNVFNLSRGDGDCHPKRGIDMIRGSTDKSRGMRDPPKVQSQLSKSKCAFGKLRERAEQPKTKQDHKILSMEHLQNSMDQHSHSVDEFVDSLELHEGFSHLKHFPTQHKSSLSWLIDSLEQPRRSLDHGRGDGDCLRVSEVKGQSPEPAVRTASSLLSMLLQSESLCGCAMQLLTLLSQTACYPAALPVDPALLRIALSHCDDGVRAASCSLLAQLEQHWDHSTNGMKASPNWTIEPALFQDLLCRLTDPAPSVRRIACKAAERWLSLMGQTVFKSLPKRDQHLQEGPGTKKKTVCVPAGKGRGKRSVEVEGIRQGGTGNSGSSLKPVGPYVEGEEWVKVAMGAACPTVSLLLDSDAVIRRRACVILGNMAVVGGGDRALISADAPRQVLRVARGDSHHAVRRQALATLCAFGHLDTLQQALKSIDAGLKLHHVSQGSSLPSNYR